In Urocitellus parryii isolate mUroPar1 unplaced genomic scaffold, mUroPar1.hap1 Scaffold_40, whole genome shotgun sequence, a single genomic region encodes these proteins:
- the LOC144252314 gene encoding olfactory receptor 2G2-like, with protein sequence MWMQRGVNKSGPAGFILVGFSDHPRLQRVLFVTILALYLLTTLGNSAIILVSRLEPQLHTPMYFFLSHLSLLDLSFSSSVLPQLLVNLWDPFKTISYGGCVAQLYVSLALGSTECVLLAVMSYDRYVAVCRPLHYTVLMHPRLCHSLAAAAWLSGLATTLVQSTLTLRLPFCGHRHVDHFFCEVPVLIKLACVDTTFKEAELFVASVLFLVLPLSLILVSYGHIAQAMLRIRSAAGRRKAFGTCSSHLLVVTIFYGTIIFMYLQPARSRSKDQGKFVSLFYTVVTPVLNTLIYTLRNEEVKGALKRVLEKVLGVSCT encoded by the coding sequence ATGTGGATGCAGAGGGGTGTCAACAAGAGCGGCCCAGCAGGCTTCATCCTGGTGGGATTCTCGGACCACCCTCGGCTGCAGAGGGTTCTATTTGTGACCATCTTGGCCTTGTACCTGCTCACCACCTTGGGGAACTCAGCCATCATCCTGGTGTCCCGCTTGGAGCCCCAactgcacacacccatgtacttcttcctctcccaccTGTCCCTCCTGGACCTCAGCTTCAGCAGCAGTGTCTTGCCCCAGCTCCTGGTCAACTTGTGGGATCCCTTCAAAACCATCTCCTATGGCGGCTGCGTGGCTCAGCTGTATGTCTCTCTAGCGCTAGGGTCCACCGAGTGTGTCctcctggctgtcatgtcctaCGATCGCTACGTTGCCGTGTGCCGTCCCCTCCATTACACTGTCTTGATGCACCCCCGCCTCTGTCACTCCCTGGCGGCTGCCGCATGGCTCAGCGGACTGGCCACCACCCTAGTAcagtccaccctcacactgcgcCTGCCCTTCTGTGGGCATCGCCACGTGGATCACTTCTTCTGTGAGGTCCCCGTGCTCATCAAGCTGGCCTGTGTGGACACCACCTTCAAGGAGGCTGAGCTCTTTGTGGCCAGCGTCCTGTTCCTGGTGCTGCCCCTGTCGCTCATCCTGGTGTCCTACGGCCACATCGCCCAGGCCATGCTGAGGATCAGGTCGGCTGCTGGCAGGAGGAAGGCCTTTGggacctgctcctcccacctgctgGTGGTCACCATCTTCTATGGGACCATCATCTTCATGTACCTGCAGCCGGCCCGGAGCCGATCCAAGGACCAGGGCAAGTTTGTCTCCCTGTTCTACACGGTGGTGACTCCCGTGCTCAACACTCTGATTTACACTCTGAGGAATGAGGAGGTTAAAGGGGCACTGAAGAGGGTCCTAGAGAAGGTCCTGGGAGTAAGCTGTACATGA